The following proteins come from a genomic window of Acidobacteriota bacterium:
- a CDS encoding zf-HC2 domain-containing protein, whose product MSDKSECPSTETLAAFVDGCLRGRERRAVTGHLADCGRCREVVSETVRFSAEAAGSLPSPVVAFPGARRRFNARRVLAAAALLAGAAWLGVRWFGPGTVPAPVTPAPLAAAKPAAPDLSHSALPPALPPTPGSSPAEREPAAPGPAGFYADTLARLATGPAGKTGPAPETGEPSGAAGFAFGGGITRERAAARIGDGLVDLALARRSGATAAAGQIRERLEPAVSVLTNAESLREALSALVAEKSPARLGARLEAVGRALGPAEEPLCRLGFWVRGGLLAVATRDRVFFGPGLPVSLETGVVIPRLPPGAVKTLEAIRTSLEGGFESETDWRRLEKQLKDLRLVVQGGS is encoded by the coding sequence ATGAGCGACAAATCGGAGTGCCCTTCGACGGAAACGCTGGCCGCCTTCGTGGACGGCTGCCTTCGCGGGCGGGAACGGCGGGCGGTGACGGGCCACCTGGCGGACTGCGGGCGCTGCCGGGAGGTGGTGAGCGAGACGGTCCGGTTTTCGGCGGAGGCGGCGGGGTCCCTGCCCTCGCCGGTCGTGGCCTTCCCGGGTGCGCGGCGGCGTTTCAACGCCCGCCGGGTCCTGGCGGCGGCCGCCCTCCTGGCCGGCGCGGCCTGGCTGGGCGTTCGCTGGTTCGGCCCCGGGACGGTTCCCGCACCCGTGACGCCGGCCCCCCTGGCCGCGGCGAAACCCGCGGCGCCGGACCTGAGTCATTCGGCCCTGCCTCCGGCCCTCCCTCCCACCCCCGGATCGTCCCCGGCGGAACGGGAACCGGCGGCGCCGGGGCCGGCGGGGTTTTACGCCGACACCCTGGCGCGGCTGGCGACGGGGCCCGCCGGGAAAACCGGGCCGGCACCCGAAACCGGCGAGCCGTCCGGCGCCGCGGGGTTCGCCTTCGGGGGGGGGATCACCCGAGAGCGCGCCGCCGCCCGGATCGGGGACGGCCTGGTGGACCTGGCCCTCGCCCGGCGGTCGGGGGCGACGGCGGCGGCGGGGCAGATCCGGGAGCGGCTCGAACCGGCGGTGTCCGTCCTGACGAATGCCGAATCGCTTCGGGAAGCCCTCTCGGCGCTGGTTGCGGAGAAGAGCCCCGCGCGGCTGGGCGCCCGGCTCGAGGCCGTCGGCCGTGCCCTCGGGCCGGCGGAAGAGCCCCTGTGCCGGCTGGGTTTCTGGGTCCGGGGAGGCCTCCTGGCCGTGGCGACCCGGGACCGGGTGTTCTTCGGGCCCGGCCTGCCGGTCTCGCTGGAGACGGGGGTGGTCATCCCCCGCCTCCCGCCGGGGGCGGTGAAGACGCTGGAAGCCATCCGGACGTCCCTGGAGGGCGGTTTTGAATCCGAGACCGACTGGCGTCGCCTGGAGAAGCAGCTGAAGGACCTGAGGCTGGTTGTCCAGGGGGGCAGCTGA
- a CDS encoding calcium/sodium antiporter translates to MTLSFSRPAALFIPGFQRSCWSSSSFLILSSLRNSPPGQAGPPETPACVSLAFPVDFPHENIGYYPPRLRGQTHRKASPGPAGAVGPCVRDEAGPRTSAAGPGAAVTGWLLLVVGGVLLYFGSSWFVGGASALAASLRVPEIVVGLTVVAYGTSAPEMIVGIQAALSNHGDIALGNVVGSNIANIGLILGLTVLVCPARVDGSLQRREMPVLLGSALLVPLLLLDRQISAWDATGLLGIALLYTLWMVRTARVAGVRRLALESADVTTTASDAAGAPRLKTASLAALAVFAGLAVLLAGAHLFVEGAVAVARALGMSDRLVGLTVVAVGTSLPELVTSLVASVRGHPDIAVGNVIGSNIFNILLCLGAAALAGPLAADPAAVRIDLVALLLMTALAALFIRTARTITRPEGALLFALYATYMAWIIGKG, encoded by the coding sequence ATGACTCTTTCCTTTTCCCGCCCCGCGGCCCTTTTCATCCCCGGGTTTCAGCGTTCCTGTTGGTCCTCTTCGTCCTTTTTAATCCTTTCGTCCCTTCGCAACTCCCCCCCCGGGCAAGCGGGGCCGCCCGAAACACCGGCTTGCGTTTCCCTCGCTTTTCCGGTAGATTTCCCGCATGAAAATATCGGTTATTATCCACCTCGGCTTCGCGGCCAGACACACCGGAAAGCGTCTCCCGGCCCGGCGGGGGCGGTGGGTCCCTGCGTCCGCGATGAGGCGGGGCCGCGAACTTCCGCCGCCGGGCCGGGGGCGGCCGTGACCGGCTGGCTCCTGCTTGTCGTCGGCGGCGTCCTGCTCTACTTCGGGTCGAGTTGGTTCGTGGGGGGGGCGTCCGCCCTGGCGGCGTCGCTGAGGGTCCCGGAGATCGTGGTGGGCCTCACCGTCGTGGCCTACGGAACCTCGGCCCCCGAGATGATCGTGGGCATCCAGGCCGCCTTGTCAAACCATGGCGACATCGCCCTGGGAAACGTGGTGGGGTCCAACATCGCCAACATCGGCCTCATCCTGGGACTGACCGTCTTGGTGTGCCCGGCCCGGGTGGACGGCTCCCTGCAGCGGCGGGAGATGCCGGTGCTCCTGGGCAGCGCGCTCCTGGTCCCCCTCCTCCTCCTCGACCGGCAGATCTCCGCCTGGGACGCGACGGGGCTTCTCGGGATCGCCCTCCTGTACACCCTGTGGATGGTGCGCACCGCCCGGGTCGCCGGCGTCCGACGGTTGGCGCTCGAGAGCGCCGACGTCACGACCACCGCGTCGGACGCCGCCGGGGCGCCCCGGCTGAAAACGGCCTCGCTGGCCGCTCTGGCCGTGTTCGCCGGCCTGGCCGTACTGCTGGCCGGCGCGCACCTCTTCGTGGAGGGAGCGGTGGCCGTCGCCCGGGCCCTGGGCATGAGCGACCGCCTGGTGGGCCTGACGGTGGTGGCGGTGGGGACCTCCCTGCCGGAGCTGGTCACCAGCCTCGTGGCCTCGGTCCGTGGGCACCCCGACATCGCCGTGGGCAACGTGATCGGCTCCAACATCTTCAACATCCTCCTCTGCCTGGGGGCGGCCGCCCTCGCGGGACCCCTCGCCGCGGACCCGGCCGCCGTGAGGATCGACCTCGTCGCCCTCCTGCTGATGACCGCCCTGGCCGCCCTCTTCATCCGCACGGCCCGCACCATCACCCGGCCCGAGGGCGCCCTCCTTTTCGCGCTCTACGCAACCTACATGGCGTGGATCATCGGGAAGGGATGA
- a CDS encoding sigma-70 family RNA polymerase sigma factor codes for MSSECERLLLDNLPLVERAVAFVCRRQRFSAEMAEEFSAEVNLKLVEDDYRVLRRFEGRSSLSTYLVAVVQHFALDYRDRLQGRWRPSARASALGEDAVRLEELVHRDGRSREEALTILAGEGRPAPAGKELDDLCAPRAPRRPELSALDPEAAGNIPVESTAEDALQAVEARPGARRLSQVLDRAVDALRAEDRLAVRLRYGDGLPVVDVARVLGREPRPLYRRFEKILARLRRALAAGGIGPDASAAVLAFPESPFSMEIFRGRGGKPPSGPSEGVNGTAGPPGWRVNPGKGEP; via the coding sequence GTGAGCAGCGAATGCGAACGCCTCCTCCTGGACAACCTGCCCCTCGTCGAGCGGGCGGTGGCCTTCGTCTGCCGGCGGCAGCGGTTTTCCGCCGAGATGGCGGAGGAGTTCTCCGCGGAGGTGAACCTCAAGCTCGTCGAGGACGACTACCGGGTGCTCCGCCGGTTCGAGGGGCGGAGCAGCCTGTCCACCTACCTCGTCGCGGTGGTCCAGCACTTCGCCCTGGACTACCGGGACCGGCTCCAGGGGCGGTGGCGGCCCTCGGCCCGGGCGTCCGCCCTGGGCGAGGACGCGGTCCGCCTCGAGGAACTGGTCCATCGCGACGGCCGCTCCCGGGAGGAGGCCCTGACCATCCTCGCCGGCGAAGGGCGCCCGGCGCCGGCCGGGAAGGAACTCGATGACCTGTGTGCCCCGCGCGCGCCCCGACGGCCCGAGCTGTCCGCTCTCGACCCGGAGGCGGCCGGGAACATCCCCGTGGAATCCACGGCGGAGGACGCCCTGCAGGCGGTGGAGGCCCGGCCCGGGGCGCGCCGGCTCTCGCAGGTCCTCGACCGGGCGGTGGACGCCTTGCGGGCCGAGGACCGGCTGGCGGTCCGCCTGCGTTACGGCGACGGGCTCCCCGTGGTGGACGTCGCCCGGGTCCTCGGGCGCGAGCCCCGGCCGCTTTACCGGCGGTTCGAGAAGATCCTGGCCCGGCTCCGGCGGGCGCTGGCGGCGGGGGGGATCGGGCCGGACGCCTCCGCCGCCGTACTGGCCTTCCCGGAGTCCCCGTTTTCCATGGAAATCTTTCGCGGCCGGGGGGGAAAACCCCCGTCAGGTCCGTCAGAGGGGGTGAACGGGACGGCGGGACCGCCAGGGTGGCGGGTCAACCCGGGAAAGGGGGAGCCATGA
- a CDS encoding B12-binding domain-containing radical SAM protein — translation MKASPRTPVLFVMAPGGLVRHFPEHLGTAFLRTMLHRSGIPSRQYIPPRNPGLNGFAADLKAMKPAVVGFTVYETNLVLTRALVRVVRETLPEAVVLVGGPNATFSPEETLELLGADGCLRGAGEGRIVPIVEAVLGASSPRKTLGDILAHVKNLVLRTPDGVAATPLGSLSSFPDEGFATLDDLPSPFQAGLVFTPDIGYLTARGCNQHCTYCSFAAISGRKVKFHSPDRVVDDLAALKALSDALRSRNPTIPIFDDAFTLAPARARKICEMLIARGIRLPLNCVTRGDCVDVELLQLMRRAGFVSLSFGLESAVPRVLRAIGKVRPSGTQEDPQFKAETDFLEKLKLSVKLSRETGLRVGLSIIGGLPEETPDDFRATLAFVESLGVEYYVHNTLNLFPGTPLFDSRQKYGLDASRDLNTLQWETRLAFSMKAIQPLNTSSAHLWKWESVAQLSDALCGRPHLDETDDDSVWAVIIHGQKPSVKLLRWIGRVVAINGTLVVLGGEKASEEEWISKIAESRLPIGQFFLLLPDEERDLNSWVSTGRVGCHHIELCSTWTKEQALTPVHVDEWGDCHFRLWIASASGAGSNVKPIDSPIPAVGPGLQIADSCRWWYRSPRCSHPRVLHTDSSGNVRACWNGPVVGDLRSTFDTIIENCRKAVSPHSDRRSRPTKSTRCPLATPGETHLHPHVEDLDLASQITWMFPRRAIEKPNLTGG, via the coding sequence ATGAAGGCGTCCCCCCGCACTCCCGTCCTCTTCGTCATGGCGCCGGGGGGACTGGTGCGGCACTTCCCCGAGCACCTGGGGACGGCCTTCCTGCGCACCATGCTCCACCGGTCGGGAATTCCCTCGCGGCAGTACATCCCCCCGCGCAACCCCGGCCTGAACGGTTTCGCCGCCGACCTGAAAGCGATGAAACCGGCCGTCGTGGGTTTCACCGTCTACGAGACCAACCTGGTCCTCACCCGGGCCCTGGTGCGGGTGGTGCGGGAGACGCTCCCCGAGGCCGTGGTGCTCGTGGGCGGGCCCAATGCCACGTTCTCCCCCGAGGAAACGCTCGAACTGCTGGGGGCGGACGGCTGCCTGCGCGGCGCCGGGGAAGGGCGGATCGTGCCCATCGTCGAGGCGGTCCTGGGCGCGTCCTCCCCGAGAAAGACACTCGGCGATATCCTGGCGCACGTGAAGAACCTGGTGCTGCGGACGCCGGACGGGGTGGCGGCCACGCCGCTGGGGAGCCTGTCGTCGTTCCCGGACGAGGGCTTCGCGACGCTGGACGACCTCCCCTCGCCCTTCCAGGCGGGCCTGGTCTTTACGCCGGACATCGGCTACCTGACGGCGCGGGGCTGCAACCAGCACTGCACCTACTGCAGCTTCGCCGCCATCTCCGGCCGCAAGGTCAAGTTCCATAGCCCCGACCGCGTCGTCGACGACCTGGCGGCGTTGAAGGCCCTATCAGATGCTTTGAGAAGCAGAAACCCGACAATCCCTATTTTTGATGATGCCTTTACTTTAGCACCAGCCCGTGCTCGAAAGATATGCGAAATGCTGATCGCGCGAGGAATCCGACTTCCCCTGAATTGTGTGACACGGGGGGATTGTGTGGATGTGGAATTACTGCAATTGATGCGACGCGCAGGTTTTGTCAGCCTGTCATTTGGTTTGGAATCTGCTGTACCCCGTGTGTTGCGGGCCATCGGAAAGGTCCGTCCATCAGGAACTCAAGAGGATCCTCAATTCAAAGCCGAGACAGATTTTCTCGAGAAGCTGAAGTTATCCGTCAAATTGTCGCGGGAGACCGGGCTTCGCGTAGGTCTCAGCATTATCGGGGGGTTGCCTGAAGAAACTCCGGATGATTTCCGTGCAACACTGGCATTTGTAGAATCTCTGGGAGTTGAATATTACGTTCATAACACGTTAAATTTATTTCCCGGAACTCCATTATTCGATTCGCGTCAAAAATACGGCCTTGATGCTTCTCGTGATCTCAATACTTTGCAGTGGGAAACCCGGTTAGCTTTCAGTATGAAGGCCATCCAACCTCTGAACACCTCTTCCGCTCATTTGTGGAAATGGGAGTCAGTCGCTCAATTGAGCGACGCTTTGTGTGGGAGACCACACCTTGATGAAACGGATGATGATTCCGTGTGGGCTGTGATCATCCACGGGCAGAAACCATCTGTGAAACTCCTCAGGTGGATTGGCAGAGTAGTGGCAATAAACGGCACTCTCGTGGTGCTGGGCGGCGAAAAAGCTTCGGAAGAAGAATGGATTTCCAAAATAGCGGAATCGCGGCTTCCAATCGGCCAGTTTTTCCTTTTACTTCCCGATGAGGAACGTGACTTGAATTCATGGGTGAGCACCGGAAGGGTCGGATGCCATCATATCGAACTTTGCTCAACATGGACGAAAGAACAGGCCCTGACTCCTGTTCACGTCGATGAATGGGGTGATTGCCATTTTCGTCTCTGGATTGCGTCAGCATCCGGAGCAGGCAGCAACGTTAAACCGATCGACAGTCCAATCCCTGCAGTTGGCCCAGGCCTCCAGATAGCTGACTCATGCCGATGGTGGTACCGTTCTCCTCGGTGTAGCCACCCCCGGGTTCTCCATACCGATTCGAGCGGAAATGTAAGAGCCTGTTGGAATGGCCCCGTCGTCGGCGATTTGAGAAGCACATTTGATACAATTATCGAAAATTGCCGGAAGGCCGTTTCCCCACATTCAGATCGAAGGTCACGCCCAACCAAGTCCACGAGGTGTCCTCTGGCAACGCCTGGCGAAACGCACCTTCATCCTCACGTGGAGGATCTGGATCTGGCCTCACAGATCACGTGGATGTTTCCTCGGAGAGCTATAGAAAAACCCAATTTGACAGGAGGTTGA
- a CDS encoding decaprenyl-phosphate phosphoribosyltransferase translates to MITLRDAVRILRPRQWVKNLFVFAAGFFTGKLAGVGGFQAALVFLAFCGTSSVVYILNDLRDREADRLHPRKKSRPLAAGTMSPREALAVAALCLAAAAALLHALTRLPAPPAKLLPVGAVLGGYVLLNLFYSWRGKDIPIIDAFCIAVGFVLRVIAGAFAVDVPVTGWIIVITFFLSLFLGFGKRRNEVVRFQGEESGVPPDVRSRHRRVLEKYDPRLLDQIIVATGTLTIVAYSMFCLDPVVVQRYATDKLIYTVPFVAYGIFRYLYLLFHNEEGDPTELITRDAGMILNAAAWALVTLVILWGAGGWRGLVHP, encoded by the coding sequence ATGATCACGCTTCGCGACGCCGTCCGGATTCTCCGGCCCCGCCAGTGGGTCAAGAACCTCTTCGTCTTCGCCGCGGGCTTCTTCACCGGCAAGCTGGCGGGGGTCGGGGGCTTCCAGGCGGCCCTCGTCTTCCTGGCCTTCTGCGGGACCTCCAGCGTCGTCTACATCCTGAACGACCTCCGGGACCGGGAAGCCGACCGCCTCCACCCCCGGAAAAAAAGCCGCCCCCTGGCCGCGGGCACGATGTCCCCCCGGGAGGCCCTGGCGGTGGCGGCCCTGTGCCTGGCGGCGGCGGCCGCCCTCCTGCACGCCCTCACCCGGCTCCCCGCCCCGCCGGCGAAGCTCCTCCCCGTCGGCGCGGTCCTGGGCGGCTACGTCCTTCTGAACCTCTTCTACTCCTGGCGGGGGAAGGACATCCCCATCATCGACGCCTTCTGCATCGCGGTGGGGTTCGTGCTCCGGGTCATCGCCGGCGCCTTTGCCGTGGACGTCCCCGTCACCGGCTGGATCATCGTCATCACCTTCTTTCTCTCCCTCTTCCTGGGCTTCGGGAAGCGGCGCAACGAGGTGGTCCGCTTCCAGGGCGAGGAGAGCGGGGTCCCCCCGGACGTTCGCAGCCGGCACCGCCGGGTCCTGGAAAAGTACGACCCCCGCCTCCTGGACCAGATCATCGTGGCCACGGGGACCCTCACCATCGTGGCCTACTCCATGTTCTGCCTCGACCCGGTGGTCGTCCAGCGCTACGCCACCGACAAGCTCATCTACACCGTCCCCTTCGTGGCCTACGGGATCTTCCGCTACCTCTACCTCCTCTTCCACAACGAGGAGGGCGACCCCACCGAGCTGATCACCCGCGACGCGGGGATGATCCTCAACGCCGCCGCCTGGGCCCTGGTCACCCTCGTCATCCTCTGGGGCGCCGGCGGGTGGCGGGGCCTCGTGCACCCCTGA
- a CDS encoding SpoIIE family protein phosphatase: protein MDRRRTILCLLLALAVVYHALIIGQIFFSERFMAETLSGVMPIYSGGGVIVSAVRDMRFFGDADASAGSPVRVGDRVVRVSASLPADLAGLTPYRTLAEYQADLSAWVRGQPLFMVVDREDGPSPGRRLLRLPSVPEAAFGWRARLGVFLIFELVPLGFMFAAFLFGFQQAGNPHAWLACLIFYTVPAFIFFTFSTLPPAWMAFALVYRHLVSIFPFYLMLRFFFEFPEPSPLHRRLPFILPTILGLSLAYGLSRVVFVLEFTGMRLDPAWSAFLSNFQVVMFRFFLLTPFLGLLSLTLNTFRASGRTERRRMAVLWAGSLVSLGAFLSSTVTRYFFNRTPSLAMTAVVILLMGMMPLAFLYAALRHRLLGIRLILRGGIRHLLASRGFLLLESAVLFALFTFYVGPAAERLLPGADRRLVHAAFLTAVLAVTFGLNRLNPWILNRIDRKFFREACNVRKIFADLGRAIRAMAHHPERLPAVVADTVRDALHVEDVRVCLVAVDPRGATDVAPGNRPGTWRCVYCTAAGGGAWPDEGEAPGMAGDGDLSQRLLPQPGAPEILDVPAVPPDGRSPVAGPGIAGADEAEARLARLGVRLLVPLPGPAGLVGVLALGEKQSEEPYTREDRELLSTVGEQAGLALDYARLMRDALERERLQRELEIARDVQERLFPQVLPPMARLAYTGACRPAGGVGGDYFDFVFLGEGRLGLALGDVSGKGISAALLMAGLQGMLRVSAPLRGDAVERLLGELNAALAESTSGERFATFFYAVWDDGGRSLRYVNAGHNPPFRLRAGGGEPEFLEAGGTLLGAFPDAAFERGELRLGAGDLLVLYSDGVTEALDPAGEEYGVDRLVEAFRRRDGLPVEQAVREVLDEVSAFAAGAPPRDDMTLVAARCGEGLQAL, encoded by the coding sequence ATGGACAGACGACGAACGATACTCTGCCTGCTGCTCGCGCTGGCCGTCGTCTACCACGCCCTGATCATCGGCCAGATCTTCTTCTCCGAACGCTTCATGGCCGAGACCCTGTCGGGCGTGATGCCGATCTACAGCGGCGGGGGCGTCATCGTGTCCGCGGTTCGGGACATGCGCTTCTTCGGGGACGCGGACGCGTCCGCCGGCTCGCCGGTCCGGGTCGGCGACCGGGTCGTCCGGGTATCCGCCTCCCTGCCCGCCGATTTGGCCGGCCTCACCCCCTACCGGACCCTGGCCGAGTACCAGGCGGACCTCTCCGCCTGGGTCCGCGGGCAGCCGCTGTTCATGGTGGTGGACCGCGAGGACGGCCCCTCCCCCGGCCGGCGCCTGCTCCGGCTCCCGTCCGTGCCCGAGGCGGCATTCGGCTGGCGGGCGAGGCTGGGGGTCTTCCTGATCTTCGAGCTGGTCCCCCTGGGCTTCATGTTCGCGGCCTTCCTCTTCGGTTTTCAGCAGGCGGGCAACCCCCACGCCTGGCTGGCCTGCCTGATCTTCTACACCGTGCCCGCGTTCATCTTCTTCACCTTCAGCACGCTCCCCCCGGCGTGGATGGCCTTCGCCCTCGTCTACCGCCACCTCGTGTCCATCTTCCCCTTCTACCTGATGCTCCGGTTCTTCTTCGAGTTCCCCGAGCCCTCCCCCCTGCACCGGCGGCTTCCCTTCATCCTTCCGACGATCCTGGGCCTGAGCCTGGCCTACGGGCTCTCCCGCGTCGTGTTCGTCCTGGAGTTCACGGGAATGCGCCTCGACCCGGCCTGGTCGGCGTTCCTTTCCAATTTCCAGGTGGTGATGTTCCGCTTCTTCCTGCTCACGCCCTTCCTCGGCCTCCTCTCCCTGACCCTCAACACCTTCCGGGCCTCGGGCCGGACGGAGCGGCGGCGGATGGCGGTGCTGTGGGCCGGGTCCCTGGTGTCCCTGGGGGCCTTCCTCTCCAGCACCGTCACGCGCTACTTCTTCAACCGCACCCCCTCGCTGGCCATGACGGCCGTGGTCATCCTCCTCATGGGGATGATGCCCCTCGCCTTCCTCTACGCGGCCCTGCGGCACCGCCTCCTCGGGATCCGCCTGATCCTGCGGGGGGGGATCCGGCACCTGCTGGCATCCCGGGGGTTCCTCCTGCTGGAGAGCGCCGTCCTCTTCGCCCTCTTCACGTTCTATGTCGGGCCGGCGGCGGAGCGGCTCCTTCCGGGGGCCGACCGGCGGCTCGTCCACGCGGCCTTCCTCACGGCCGTCCTCGCGGTCACCTTCGGGTTGAACCGGCTCAACCCCTGGATCCTCAACCGGATCGACCGGAAGTTCTTCCGGGAGGCCTGCAACGTCCGGAAGATCTTCGCGGACCTGGGCAGGGCCATCCGCGCCATGGCACACCACCCCGAGCGGCTCCCCGCGGTGGTGGCGGACACCGTGCGCGACGCCCTTCACGTGGAAGACGTTCGGGTCTGCCTCGTGGCGGTGGACCCCCGGGGGGCGACCGACGTCGCGCCCGGGAACCGGCCGGGGACGTGGCGCTGCGTGTACTGCACCGCAGCCGGCGGCGGGGCCTGGCCGGACGAGGGGGAAGCGCCCGGGATGGCGGGGGACGGGGACCTTTCCCAACGGCTCCTGCCGCAGCCGGGGGCCCCGGAAATCCTTGACGTGCCCGCCGTGCCGCCCGACGGGCGGTCCCCGGTCGCCGGCCCCGGCATCGCCGGGGCGGACGAGGCGGAGGCGCGCCTGGCGAGGCTCGGGGTTCGCCTGCTGGTGCCGCTCCCGGGGCCCGCGGGGTTGGTGGGTGTCCTGGCCCTGGGGGAGAAACAGTCCGAGGAGCCCTACACCCGGGAGGACCGGGAACTCCTGTCCACCGTGGGCGAACAGGCTGGCCTGGCCCTGGACTACGCCCGCCTGATGCGCGACGCCCTGGAGCGGGAGCGCCTTCAGCGGGAGCTGGAGATCGCCCGGGACGTCCAGGAGCGGCTCTTCCCCCAGGTCCTCCCCCCCATGGCCCGCCTGGCGTACACGGGGGCCTGCCGGCCCGCGGGGGGCGTGGGGGGCGACTACTTCGACTTCGTCTTCCTGGGGGAGGGCCGGCTGGGTCTGGCCCTGGGGGACGTGTCGGGGAAGGGGATCTCCGCCGCCCTCCTGATGGCCGGGCTGCAGGGGATGCTGAGGGTTTCGGCGCCGCTCCGGGGCGACGCGGTGGAGCGGCTCCTGGGCGAACTCAACGCCGCCCTCGCCGAGTCCACGTCCGGCGAGCGTTTCGCCACGTTCTTCTACGCGGTGTGGGACGACGGCGGCCGCAGCCTGCGCTACGTCAACGCCGGCCACAACCCGCCCTTCCGCCTGCGCGCCGGCGGGGGGGAGCCGGAGTTTCTCGAGGCGGGGGGGACCCTCCTCGGCGCTTTCCCCGACGCGGCCTTCGAGCGCGGCGAGTTGCGCCTGGGGGCCGGGGACCTGCTGGTCCTCTACTCCGACGGGGTCACCGAGGCCCTCGACCCCGCCGGGGAGGAGTACGGCGTGGACCGGCTCGTGGAGGCCTTCCGGCGCCGGGACGGGCTCCCGGTGGAGCAGGCGGTCCGCGAGGTCCTGGACGAGGTGAGCGCCTTCGCCGCGGGCGCCCCCCCGCGCGACGACATGACCCTCGTCGCGGCGCGCTGCGGGGAAGGGCTGCAGGCGCTTTAG